One window of Pocillopora verrucosa isolate sample1 chromosome 9, ASM3666991v2, whole genome shotgun sequence genomic DNA carries:
- the LOC131771051 gene encoding beta-2 adrenergic receptor-like → MVNFEYNSYLLALTIADFILATLTVLGNLLLLTTIKLDPVRCLRTPATYLIANLSLSDLFVGLIIGYGRGLVGCFMYKDETQPSWINLAINVAGGASIINGIWTVIAMALDRYIAVTDPFHYNERITGRKVHTYIFVSWVMATTLTAFYPLAGQIWAVILLVFSHTHFTIPVFVLLFVYCRIFCSLSARRYELQRLTTSLSTITLRHALERERKMALTSFVILKLFCASFLPFYIKIQLLNFCSCQDTMAFRRFDLISHTFLYLSSFANPFMYAWRVPKFRRSLQECLHIKKRNSVRPININ, encoded by the coding sequence ATGGTTAATTTTGAGTACAACTCTTACCTCCTTGCTTTGACAATTGCAGACTTCATTTTAGCGACTCTTACCGTTCTTGGAAATCTTCTTCTTCTCACCACCATTAAATTAGATCCTGTGAGATGTCTTCGAACACCCGCCACCTATTTAATCGCAAACTTATCTCTAAGTGACTTATTTGTCGGACTTATTATTGGTTATGGCCGTGGCTTGGTTGGATGTTTCATGTATAAAGACGAGACCCAACCTTCTTGGATTAACTTAGCTATAAACGTCGCAGGAGGGGCATCCATTATCAACGGCATATGGACAGTTATTGCGATGGCGCTTGACCGTTACATAGCAGTTACCGATCCTTTCCATTACAACGAGCGAATAACAGGACGAAAAGTCCACACATACATCTTTGTTAGCTGGGTAATGGCCACGACGTTGACTGCGTTCTATCCTTTGGCAGGACAAATCTGGGCAGTCATTTTATTGGTGTTCTCCCACACACATTTCACAATTCCCGTGTTTGTCTTGCTGTTTGTTTATTGTCGAATTTTTTGCTCACTCTCCGCAAGAAGATACGAACTTCAACGTTTAACAACATCGCTCTCCACAATAACTCTACGGCATGCCCTTGAGAGAGAGCGGAAAATGGCGCTGACTTCGTTTGTCATTTTAAAGTTGTTCTGTGCTTCTTTTTTGCCCTTTTACATTAAGATTCAGCTGTTAAATTTCTGTAGTTGTCAGGATACTATGGCTTTCCGAAGGTTCGACTTAATAAGTCATACTTTCCTTTACTTATCTTCGTTTGCGAACCCTTTTATGTATGCTTGGCGGGTGCCAAAATTTCGACGATCGTTACAAGAGTGCCTTCAcattaagaaaagaaacagtGTACGCCCCATAAACATCAACTAA